A genome region from Natranaeroarchaeum sulfidigenes includes the following:
- a CDS encoding cobalt-precorrin-4/precorrin-4 C(11)-methyltransferase, producing the protein MTEESDPQDAIDSAGESKADALDPRVAEYTAGQKQEGIPFIGAGPGDPGLLTLTGKELVDEADLVVHAGSLVSSELLEEHCSHAELVNSVGKDLEELIPLMRDAYEDGENVVRLHSGDPAIYGAALEQIDALEREGVPAYIVPGVTSAFASAATMRTQLTLNEVANHVAFTRPQGKTLDPEDDHIADFVGMGDVTTCIYLGTHAIPETMDRLLEHEGVDPETPVAVVYHASWPDEDVMVGTVADIGEQVEAAGYRASAMVIIGEAATGSGYERSYLYGDWANRGGDGEGDAAEYPDDGKTAEPEVDD; encoded by the coding sequence ATGACTGAAGAATCCGACCCACAGGACGCCATCGACTCGGCCGGCGAGTCCAAGGCGGACGCGCTCGACCCGCGCGTCGCCGAGTACACGGCAGGCCAGAAACAGGAGGGGATCCCCTTCATCGGCGCGGGCCCCGGCGACCCCGGGCTGTTGACCCTGACCGGCAAGGAGCTGGTCGACGAGGCCGACCTCGTCGTCCACGCCGGCTCGCTCGTCTCCAGCGAACTGCTGGAGGAACACTGCTCGCACGCCGAACTCGTCAACTCCGTTGGCAAGGACCTAGAAGAGCTGATCCCGCTGATGCGGGATGCCTACGAGGACGGCGAGAACGTCGTTCGTCTGCACAGCGGCGACCCCGCCATCTACGGCGCGGCGCTCGAACAGATCGACGCGCTCGAACGGGAAGGCGTCCCGGCGTACATCGTTCCGGGGGTCACGTCCGCGTTCGCTTCGGCAGCGACGATGCGCACCCAGCTGACGCTCAACGAGGTCGCCAATCACGTCGCCTTCACCCGGCCACAGGGGAAGACGCTCGATCCGGAAGACGATCACATCGCCGACTTCGTCGGCATGGGCGACGTGACGACCTGTATCTATCTGGGCACCCACGCGATCCCCGAGACGATGGATCGGCTGCTCGAACACGAGGGCGTCGACCCCGAGACGCCGGTCGCCGTCGTCTATCACGCCTCCTGGCCCGACGAGGACGTGATGGTCGGGACGGTCGCCGACATCGGCGAGCAGGTCGAGGCGGCCGGCTACCGGGCCTCCGCGATGGTGATCATCGGCGAGGCTGCCACCGGATCGGGCTACGAGCGATCCTACCTGTACGGCGACTGGGCGAACCGGGGCGGTGACGGTGAGGGGGATGCGGCGGAGTACCCGGACGACGGCAAAACGGCAGAACCGGAGGTTGACGACTAA
- a CDS encoding DUF3209 family protein, whose product MSCDEIEALRLGLMNVLGTEDDAVRQHAEQELGDALNGDGPIAALANAESVAALQRHLDAALVDLEAEVAAADPSDPEIDYLRGRLVAVRDAERSLARIADSGETLLSDLGDSHHTLHEVFPTDE is encoded by the coding sequence ATGAGCTGTGACGAAATCGAAGCGCTACGCCTCGGACTGATGAACGTGCTCGGGACGGAGGACGACGCCGTCCGCCAGCACGCAGAACAGGAACTCGGCGACGCGCTCAACGGCGACGGTCCGATCGCCGCGCTGGCGAACGCCGAGTCGGTCGCTGCACTGCAACGACATCTCGACGCCGCGCTCGTCGACCTGGAAGCGGAGGTCGCCGCGGCCGATCCGTCGGACCCGGAGATCGACTATCTGCGCGGTCGACTCGTTGCGGTCCGTGACGCCGAGCGTTCGCTGGCGCGGATCGCCGACTCCGGCGAGACGCTGTTGTCGGATCTTGGCGACTCCCATCACACGCTTCACGAGGTCTTTCCGACGGATGAGTGA
- a CDS encoding cobalt-factor II C(20)-methyltransferase, which yields MTLYGIGLGPGEADLISVRGKEVLETVDVVYSPGRLSRAVATEHVPEERIGDLDFPMTRDEEKLRSAWKEAAAEIAPKAREGDAAFVTLGDPNVYSTFGHLRRTLDAFHSDVDVEVVPGISAMTAFATALDVEIEAGAGLSLREADGGAAPTGPDRLILFKVTDAPETARKLDEAGYDVRFGRRLFMDAGETVITEDPAEIDERDYYTLAYAERRDLDTSSATDEFEVETTMDESETTTDERGGEAATDGGQQ from the coding sequence GTGACCCTCTACGGTATCGGCCTCGGTCCCGGCGAGGCCGATCTGATCTCGGTCCGGGGCAAGGAGGTGCTCGAAACGGTCGACGTCGTGTACTCGCCCGGTCGGCTCTCCCGTGCGGTCGCGACCGAACACGTCCCCGAAGAGCGGATCGGCGATCTCGATTTCCCGATGACGCGCGACGAGGAGAAGCTTCGATCGGCGTGGAAGGAGGCGGCCGCCGAGATCGCACCGAAGGCACGCGAGGGCGACGCCGCCTTCGTTACGCTCGGGGATCCGAACGTCTACTCGACGTTCGGCCACCTCCGGCGGACGCTGGATGCCTTTCACTCTGACGTCGACGTCGAGGTCGTCCCGGGGATCAGCGCGATGACGGCCTTTGCGACCGCGCTCGACGTCGAAATCGAGGCGGGAGCGGGGCTCTCGCTCCGGGAGGCAGACGGGGGAGCCGCGCCGACCGGTCCCGATCGACTGATCCTGTTCAAGGTGACCGACGCGCCCGAAACGGCCAGAAAGCTCGACGAGGCGGGCTACGATGTCCGGTTCGGCCGACGGCTGTTCATGGACGCGGGCGAGACGGTGATCACCGAGGATCCCGCGGAGATCGACGAGCGTGACTACTACACGCTGGCGTACGCCGAGCGCCGTGATCTCGACACGAGCTCGGCGACCGACGAGTTCGAGGTCGAGACGACGATGGACGAATCCGAGACGACGACGGACGAACGCGGGGGAGAGGCGGCAACTGACGGAGGACAACAATGA
- a CDS encoding DUF7112 family protein: protein MADRLPSDHDSITTDRATLVRRGGTSRPAVELPDDSSVEYPANEVVRVVIDGDERHARITDSTSGPRIPGVYDDPSFAREPGSAPNRLVEWVEAAGLELGGSVLVDEIEPGFKYGLRAPGERVVYEATESPDDTLASIAKRLEEQ from the coding sequence ATGGCAGACCGGCTCCCCTCCGATCACGATTCGATTACGACCGACCGGGCCACGCTGGTTCGTCGAGGCGGGACCTCCCGCCCGGCCGTCGAACTGCCCGACGACTCGTCGGTCGAGTACCCTGCGAACGAGGTCGTTCGTGTCGTCATCGACGGCGACGAGCGACACGCCAGGATCACCGACTCCACGAGCGGACCCCGGATTCCGGGCGTCTACGACGACCCATCCTTCGCACGAGAACCCGGCTCCGCCCCGAACCGACTCGTCGAATGGGTCGAGGCGGCAGGGCTAGAGCTGGGCGGTTCGGTACTGGTCGACGAGATCGAGCCGGGATTCAAATACGGGCTCCGAGCGCCCGGCGAGCGCGTGGTCTACGAGGCGACCGAATCACCCGATGACACTCTGGCGTCAATCGCGAAGAGGCTCGAAGAGCAGTAA
- a CDS encoding cobalamin biosynthesis protein, translated as MTPTETTPDTLLAAHPETAYFWGHVAAGGHVTEDGIEIETSDEDAARRLSAIAGGGTVDHRIAERDFAHDTAVTRQEEAYTVRIDDPSLAANAGGSLGLPVGGDPGGYRFDTLSEYRKALLRGLLEGCGVVCFRESANAVGISFVHDDERLLETVRRLLDAEGYDAEELQESSSGGYWFGVADGDTAPFAGWVYEGSGESGLFATDRRQKALRSVERAEGLAVGTLIEPAETDDTEEPKA; from the coding sequence ATGACACCTACCGAGACAACGCCCGACACCCTGCTCGCCGCCCACCCCGAGACGGCGTACTTCTGGGGGCACGTCGCCGCCGGCGGGCACGTGACCGAGGACGGCATCGAGATCGAAACGAGCGACGAGGACGCCGCGCGGCGACTCTCGGCCATCGCCGGCGGCGGAACGGTCGATCACCGGATCGCCGAGCGCGACTTCGCACACGACACGGCCGTCACCCGACAGGAGGAAGCCTACACCGTCCGGATCGACGATCCGTCGCTGGCCGCGAACGCTGGCGGATCGCTCGGCCTCCCGGTGGGGGGCGACCCCGGCGGCTACCGGTTCGACACCCTCAGCGAGTACCGCAAAGCCCTCCTTCGGGGACTGCTGGAGGGCTGTGGCGTCGTTTGCTTTCGCGAATCGGCAAACGCCGTCGGTATCTCCTTTGTCCACGACGACGAGCGGCTCCTCGAAACCGTCCGGCGTCTGCTCGACGCCGAGGGGTACGACGCGGAGGAACTACAGGAGTCGTCCTCCGGCGGCTACTGGTTCGGCGTGGCCGACGGCGACACTGCCCCGTTTGCGGGGTGGGTCTACGAGGGCTCCGGCGAATCGGGGCTGTTCGCGACAGACCGTCGCCAGAAGGCGCTGCGAAGCGTCGAGCGCGCCGAGGGGCTGGCGGTCGGGACGCTGATCGAGCCCGCGGAAACGGACGACACGGAGGAGCCAAAGGCATGA
- a CDS encoding ferredoxin, translating into MTTERYRVAIDLNACDGVFACLVRDDRFVESEEGLATFDPEAAESVERTDDTVAATFTDDRIEDARQAAAACPLDAITVENGEL; encoded by the coding sequence ATGACTACTGAGCGGTACCGCGTCGCCATCGATCTGAACGCCTGCGACGGCGTCTTCGCCTGTCTCGTCCGGGACGACCGGTTCGTCGAGTCCGAAGAGGGGCTCGCGACGTTCGATCCCGAGGCGGCCGAGTCCGTCGAGCGGACCGACGACACGGTGGCCGCGACGTTCACCGACGACCGAATCGAGGATGCACGGCAGGCCGCCGCGGCCTGTCCGCTGGATGCGATCACTGTCGAGAACGGAGAGCTATGA
- a CDS encoding 30S ribosomal protein S6e: MANFQVVVADPETGATYQRDVDGQDANRFLGKSLGETVDGGAVGLDGFELELTGGSDDAGRPMREDVSGPNLREVLLTGGVGYEPSRDGERKRVTVRGAEVSDAVAQINAKISAYGDGDVDELFTDEE, encoded by the coding sequence ATGGCAAACTTTCAGGTCGTCGTCGCCGACCCCGAGACGGGCGCGACGTATCAGCGTGACGTAGACGGACAGGACGCCAACCGGTTCCTCGGTAAATCGCTTGGCGAGACGGTCGACGGCGGTGCGGTCGGTCTCGACGGCTTCGAGCTCGAGCTCACCGGCGGCTCCGACGACGCCGGACGACCGATGCGCGAAGATGTTTCCGGACCGAACCTCCGTGAAGTGCTTCTGACTGGCGGCGTCGGCTACGAGCCGTCCCGTGACGGCGAACGCAAGCGTGTCACCGTCCGCGGCGCAGAAGTCAGCGACGCGGTCGCTCAGATCAACGCCAAGATCAGCGCATACGGTGACGGCGACGTCGACGAGCTGTTCACCGACGAGGAGTAA
- a CDS encoding CbiX/SirB N-terminal domain-containing protein has product MSRTADTVEIREDEVALLVGHGSRREKSNEQVRELAAGLEGRLGVPVDAAFLELAEPSIPEAIDGLAHSTSRLTLVPLSLFAASHVKNDLPLAVDRARAEHPGVRFHAGGHLGIHPAILDLLDDRAATVEAELGIDREDDDVAVVICARGSSDPDSNADVHKLARLLYEGREFSRVEAGFIGVTEPLLDEVLHDLAKARPDAVVVLPYMLGDGVLTGRIRDGADEFDEEYPYVDAAAGDPLGTDSRLLDVLSDRWQEARTDSVDMSCDTCKYKVELDGYEEDTGGARAMLRAMTHQQAHEDRENVDDEPHAHDAPGTHIAVCTNQTCAADGAPAVLEKLRQAARDADADVHVTRSSCFDQCGDGPIVAQYPDGVWYGGCEGEDAERIVSAAERDRIVSELVHQTL; this is encoded by the coding sequence ATGAGCCGGACGGCCGACACAGTGGAGATCCGCGAGGACGAAGTCGCCCTGCTCGTTGGCCACGGCTCCCGTCGCGAGAAATCGAACGAGCAGGTCCGCGAACTGGCCGCGGGGCTCGAAGGCCGGCTCGGGGTGCCAGTCGACGCGGCGTTTCTCGAACTCGCCGAACCGTCGATTCCCGAGGCTATCGATGGGTTGGCTCATAGCACGTCCCGGCTAACGCTCGTGCCGCTCTCGCTCTTTGCGGCCAGTCACGTCAAAAACGACCTGCCGCTGGCCGTCGACCGCGCCCGGGCGGAGCATCCGGGCGTCAGGTTCCACGCCGGCGGCCACCTCGGGATCCATCCGGCGATTCTGGACTTGCTCGACGACCGCGCCGCAACCGTCGAGGCGGAACTGGGCATCGACCGCGAGGACGACGACGTGGCGGTCGTGATCTGTGCCCGTGGCTCCTCGGATCCGGACTCGAACGCCGACGTTCACAAGCTCGCCCGCCTGCTGTACGAGGGGCGGGAGTTCTCCCGCGTCGAGGCGGGCTTTATCGGCGTGACGGAGCCGCTGCTCGACGAGGTGTTGCACGACCTCGCCAAGGCCCGACCCGACGCAGTCGTCGTCCTCCCGTACATGCTCGGCGACGGCGTCCTGACGGGGCGGATCCGCGACGGTGCGGACGAGTTCGACGAGGAGTACCCCTACGTCGACGCCGCCGCGGGCGATCCGCTCGGCACCGACTCCCGATTACTGGACGTGCTCTCGGATCGCTGGCAGGAGGCCCGAACGGACTCGGTCGATATGTCCTGTGACACCTGCAAGTACAAGGTCGAACTGGACGGCTACGAGGAGGATACCGGCGGTGCCCGCGCGATGTTGCGGGCGATGACTCACCAGCAGGCCCACGAGGACCGCGAGAACGTCGACGACGAGCCACACGCCCACGACGCCCCCGGAACGCACATCGCCGTCTGTACGAACCAGACCTGTGCGGCCGACGGCGCACCCGCGGTACTGGAGAAGCTCCGCCAGGCGGCACGGGACGCCGACGCGGACGTTCACGTTACGCGCTCGTCGTGTTTCGACCAGTGTGGCGACGGGCCGATCGTCGCCCAGTACCCCGACGGTGTCTGGTACGGCGGCTGCGAGGGCGAGGATGCAGAGCGGATCGTCTCGGCGGCCGAGCGGGACCGAATCGTGAGCGAACTGGTACACCAGACGCTATGA
- the purS gene encoding phosphoribosylformylglycinamidine synthase subunit PurS, with amino-acid sequence MTAYTATVTVRLKQGVLDPEAETTKQALERLGFELSELRSADRFEIDLDADSAEDAQAQADEMAERLLANPTIHDYEVDVDER; translated from the coding sequence ATGACTGCCTACACCGCCACGGTCACGGTGCGGCTCAAGCAGGGCGTGCTCGATCCCGAAGCGGAAACGACCAAGCAGGCGCTCGAACGCCTCGGCTTCGAGCTTTCCGAACTCCGCTCGGCGGACCGGTTCGAGATCGATCTCGACGCCGACTCGGCCGAGGACGCCCAGGCGCAAGCCGACGAGATGGCCGAGCGACTGCTCGCCAACCCGACGATCCACGACTACGAGGTCGACGTCGACGAACGATGA
- the cbiT gene encoding precorrin-6Y C5,15-methyltransferase (decarboxylating) subunit CbiT has protein sequence MQATRLPNDAKAGPTKPAVRAVLERKLALGPEDHFVEVGSCTGAVTIEAARRAGRVTALERKPERLETTRANLDANEYDAAVELIHAEAPEGIPEDGDVLFLGGSRNYESNLDAALEAGYDRIVMNVSRLEVAGEAARAFRERGVLDEVLSLQVANGYDLAGATSFDANNPVYMLVAEPGGEYRGDEQ, from the coding sequence ATGCAGGCCACACGACTGCCGAACGACGCGAAAGCCGGCCCGACGAAGCCGGCGGTCAGGGCCGTACTGGAACGCAAACTCGCGCTCGGGCCCGAGGACCACTTCGTCGAGGTCGGTTCCTGTACCGGTGCCGTGACGATCGAAGCCGCCCGGCGGGCAGGGCGGGTAACGGCGCTCGAACGCAAACCGGAACGTCTGGAGACGACGCGGGCCAACCTCGACGCGAACGAGTACGACGCGGCTGTCGAGCTGATACATGCCGAGGCGCCCGAGGGGATCCCCGAGGACGGTGACGTGCTCTTTCTGGGCGGCTCGCGCAACTACGAGTCGAACCTCGACGCCGCGCTGGAAGCTGGCTACGACCGGATCGTGATGAACGTCTCGCGACTGGAGGTTGCCGGGGAGGCGGCCCGCGCGTTTCGCGAACGGGGCGTCCTCGACGAGGTGCTCAGTCTCCAGGTCGCGAACGGCTACGATCTGGCGGGCGCGACGAGTTTCGACGCGAACAACCCGGTGTACATGCTCGTGGCCGAACCCGGTGGGGAGTACAGGGGGGACGAACAGTGA
- a CDS encoding precorrin-3B C(17)-methyltransferase, protein MTGADAAPGGATEAPEGMGTLYVVGIGPGLPHQMTQRARAVIRNADCVIASNLYQEFLREDGTIPPKSRTEDVELDDSSAADGDDADRETATAGGVAAVAETAAANGWSPGKAATHSDGETVEIVRSSMGQQIELAREAFERVRAGQDVAHVSGGDPNVYGKSDLVYLMAEEEDADDVPLEIVPGVTAALGGAAMVGAPLSNDFCTVSLSDKWRGWDEIAEKLRAAAVSGFVVVLYNCWRDYERAIDVLREHRTDDAPVAIVNDAARGEAGRNLEDETYTLTTLGEATEHDEEVGGMGTSLIVGNHETEVWRNDYGEFLVTPRGGRDVDDF, encoded by the coding sequence ATGACCGGGGCGGACGCCGCACCCGGCGGGGCGACAGAAGCCCCCGAGGGGATGGGGACGCTGTACGTCGTCGGTATCGGCCCCGGCCTGCCACATCAGATGACCCAGCGAGCGCGGGCGGTGATCCGGAACGCGGACTGTGTCATCGCCTCGAACCTCTATCAGGAGTTCCTCCGCGAGGACGGGACGATCCCACCGAAATCGCGGACCGAAGACGTGGAGCTCGACGATTCGTCGGCCGCTGACGGCGACGACGCGGACCGGGAGACAGCGACCGCCGGCGGCGTCGCGGCGGTCGCCGAGACCGCCGCAGCGAACGGCTGGTCGCCCGGAAAGGCGGCGACCCATTCCGATGGCGAGACCGTCGAGATCGTCCGCTCGTCGATGGGCCAGCAGATCGAACTCGCCCGCGAGGCGTTCGAGCGCGTCCGCGCCGGACAGGACGTCGCCCACGTCTCCGGCGGCGATCCGAACGTGTACGGCAAATCCGATCTGGTGTATCTGATGGCCGAGGAGGAAGACGCCGACGACGTGCCCCTCGAAATCGTCCCCGGCGTGACGGCCGCACTCGGCGGCGCGGCGATGGTCGGTGCGCCGCTGTCGAACGACTTCTGTACCGTCTCGCTGTCGGACAAGTGGCGCGGCTGGGACGAGATCGCAGAGAAGCTCCGGGCGGCCGCCGTCTCCGGGTTCGTCGTCGTGCTCTACAACTGCTGGCGGGACTACGAGCGTGCGATCGACGTGCTGCGGGAACACCGGACCGACGACGCGCCGGTCGCCATCGTCAACGACGCGGCACGCGGCGAGGCCGGCCGGAACCTCGAGGACGAGACGTACACGCTGACGACGCTCGGCGAGGCGACCGAACACGACGAGGAGGTCGGCGGCATGGGGACCTCGCTCATCGTCGGTAACCACGAGACCGAGGTCTGGCGAAACGATTACGGAGAGTTCCTCGTCACCCCGCGTGGCGGGCGAGACGTCGACGACTTCTAA
- a CDS encoding formyltetrahydrofolate deformylase yields MTNDLTEITVIGDDATGLIAQFTTLMFERGINIEDLDQAVRDGLFRMTMTVDTEEMVCTEEKLRHDLQELADELDVDVQARFPADRETQQIAVLVTKESHCLEALFEAWANDTLGADISVVIGNHDDLQPLAEQYGVPFFDIGDEKGTPDEEELLDLLAEYDADLIVLARYMRILSPNVVFRYEDRIINIHPSLLPAFPGARAYEQAIQEGVRIAGVTGHYVTTDLDQGPIITQRAFDVPDDATREDLKERGQPLEADALLEAVRLHLNNDVSVHRGRTSLREKAEGYQLGLTEEARKANPDRPVDGLGEAVAGKSGVDAKSESADD; encoded by the coding sequence ATGACGAACGACTTGACCGAGATTACGGTGATCGGAGACGACGCCACCGGACTCATCGCGCAGTTCACGACGCTGATGTTCGAGCGCGGGATCAACATCGAGGACCTCGATCAGGCGGTCCGAGACGGACTCTTCCGCATGACGATGACCGTCGACACCGAGGAGATGGTCTGTACGGAAGAAAAGCTCCGACACGACTTACAGGAACTCGCGGACGAACTCGATGTCGACGTGCAGGCCCGGTTCCCCGCCGATCGGGAGACCCAGCAGATCGCGGTGCTCGTCACGAAAGAATCTCACTGTCTCGAAGCCCTCTTCGAGGCGTGGGCAAACGACACGCTCGGCGCGGATATCTCGGTCGTCATCGGCAACCACGATGACCTCCAGCCGCTGGCCGAGCAGTACGGCGTGCCCTTCTTCGATATTGGCGACGAGAAGGGTACCCCCGACGAGGAAGAGCTCCTGGATCTGCTCGCCGAGTACGACGCCGACCTGATCGTGCTGGCGCGATATATGCGCATCCTCAGCCCGAACGTGGTCTTCCGCTACGAGGACCGCATTATCAATATTCATCCGAGCCTGCTCCCCGCGTTCCCGGGCGCTCGTGCCTACGAACAGGCCATTCAGGAGGGGGTTCGGATCGCCGGGGTGACTGGCCACTACGTCACGACCGACCTCGATCAGGGGCCGATCATCACCCAGCGCGCCTTCGACGTCCCCGACGATGCGACACGCGAGGATCTCAAAGAGCGCGGTCAGCCACTGGAAGCCGATGCCCTCCTTGAAGCCGTGCGTCTGCACCTGAACAACGACGTGTCGGTCCATCGTGGGCGGACGAGCCTGCGTGAAAAGGCCGAGGGATACCAGCTCGGCCTCACTGAGGAAGCCCGGAAGGCCAACCCCGATCGTCCCGTCGATGGACTGGGCGAGGCTGTCGCCGGGAAATCAGGTGTGGACGCAAAAAGCGAATCCGCGGACGATTAG
- the cobJ gene encoding precorrin-3B C(17)-methyltransferase, whose translation MSDKTCGSTDESTSNCGGSDTAAEAATNEAATDGGATEASGSAAEAAESSSADAAESSSSKCGANATEGSSDSSNCGASSSSSSNESSCGAPNGSKTDEKVTSTVEDFDAEPGRLFAVGLGPGQAEGMTQRARATLMEAEHIVGYTTYIELLPDDVVEAADELYDTPMCGEVSRTEEAVDRALAGNDVAIIGSGDPNVYALGGLALEIIESKGATASMLDFEVVPGVPAAQSCAARVGAPLVNDTVSISLSDHLTPMSTIESRLHAAAKEGFTIAIYNPWSRKRRENFQTACEILLEHRSEDTAVGVVHGAGRDDEQVRIVELGALEELGETDLVDMTTTILVGNEETYVWDGRMVTPRGYESKYDY comes from the coding sequence ATGAGTGACAAGACATGCGGTTCGACCGATGAATCGACGTCCAACTGTGGCGGTAGCGACACTGCGGCCGAAGCGGCGACCAACGAAGCGGCGACTGACGGCGGTGCGACCGAGGCGTCGGGTTCGGCGGCGGAGGCCGCTGAGAGTTCGAGCGCTGACGCTGCCGAAAGCTCGTCATCGAAGTGTGGCGCGAATGCTACGGAGGGCTCGTCCGACTCCTCGAACTGTGGCGCCAGCAGTTCATCGAGCTCGAACGAGTCGTCCTGTGGCGCGCCGAACGGATCCAAGACCGACGAGAAGGTCACCTCGACGGTCGAGGACTTCGACGCCGAGCCGGGTCGGCTCTTCGCAGTCGGCCTCGGCCCCGGTCAGGCGGAGGGCATGACCCAGCGAGCACGTGCGACGCTCATGGAGGCCGAACACATCGTCGGCTACACGACCTACATCGAGTTGCTGCCCGACGACGTGGTCGAGGCCGCCGACGAGCTGTACGACACGCCGATGTGTGGCGAGGTATCCCGGACTGAGGAGGCAGTCGACCGGGCGCTTGCCGGCAACGACGTCGCGATCATCGGGTCGGGCGATCCGAACGTCTACGCGCTGGGGGGGCTCGCCCTGGAGATCATCGAGTCGAAGGGCGCAACGGCGTCGATGCTCGATTTCGAGGTCGTGCCCGGCGTTCCCGCCGCCCAGTCCTGTGCCGCCCGCGTCGGCGCGCCGCTGGTCAACGACACCGTCTCCATCTCGCTGTCGGATCACCTCACGCCGATGTCGACGATCGAGTCGCGGCTGCACGCCGCCGCCAAAGAGGGCTTTACGATCGCCATCTACAACCCATGGAGCCGGAAACGACGAGAGAACTTCCAGACGGCCTGCGAGATACTGCTGGAACACCGGTCCGAGGACACCGCAGTCGGCGTCGTCCACGGCGCTGGCCGCGACGACGAACAGGTCCGGATCGTCGAGCTGGGAGCGCTCGAGGAGCTCGGCGAAACCGATCTGGTCGACATGACGACGACGATTCTGGTCGGCAACGAGGAGACGTACGTCTGGGACGGCCGGATGGTGACACCGCGTGGCTACGAGAGCAAGTATGACTACTGA
- the cbiG gene encoding cobalt-precorrin 5A hydrolase, which translates to MSTDDTTEESSTDDSGGHCSTPDSDGEVAEEIAIISFGRKLDTAEEIVEGIGDRYETIDIIEYHGDVFAEHWGEYDCFVGLMASGIAMRKTAPLLDDKWDDPAIVVVDEELTWAIPITGGHHGANQVADDLASLGAVPAMTTASEAAGKQGVEKQAKALSAHVVNGDSTVATNLAVLEDELGPVERLDGPSAVLVDDDVTVLKRNIEDGVVLGTGSVSGADKERFLEAWDHALESVDRDWEDVEFVATATRKEDEEGLLAAAAERDVGVVAFDRETLLDHEGPTPSKAKELIGWPGVAEASAIAGGAEHELALEKQSHEEEVTVAVGR; encoded by the coding sequence ATGAGCACTGACGACACCACGGAGGAAAGTAGTACGGACGACTCGGGCGGCCACTGTTCGACACCCGATTCGGACGGGGAGGTCGCCGAGGAGATCGCGATCATCAGCTTCGGGCGCAAACTCGACACCGCAGAAGAGATCGTCGAGGGGATCGGCGACCGCTACGAGACGATCGACATCATCGAGTACCACGGCGACGTGTTCGCCGAGCACTGGGGCGAGTACGACTGCTTCGTCGGGCTGATGGCATCCGGGATCGCGATGCGAAAGACCGCGCCCTTGCTCGACGACAAGTGGGACGATCCCGCGATCGTCGTCGTCGACGAGGAGCTCACGTGGGCGATCCCGATCACGGGCGGGCACCACGGCGCGAACCAGGTCGCCGATGACCTCGCATCGCTGGGTGCGGTGCCGGCGATGACGACGGCCTCGGAGGCGGCCGGCAAGCAAGGCGTCGAGAAACAGGCGAAAGCGCTCTCGGCCCACGTCGTCAACGGCGATTCGACGGTCGCGACGAACCTCGCCGTGCTCGAGGACGAACTCGGCCCGGTCGAACGGCTCGACGGCCCAAGCGCCGTGCTCGTCGACGACGACGTGACGGTGCTCAAGCGCAACATCGAGGACGGGGTCGTGCTCGGCACCGGCTCCGTCTCGGGGGCGGACAAAGAGCGGTTTCTGGAGGCGTGGGACCACGCGCTGGAATCGGTCGATCGCGACTGGGAAGACGTCGAGTTCGTCGCCACCGCGACACGGAAGGAAGACGAAGAAGGCCTGCTCGCTGCGGCGGCCGAGCGTGACGTCGGCGTCGTCGCCTTCGACAGGGAGACGCTGCTCGACCACGAGGGACCGACCCCCTCGAAGGCCAAGGAGCTGATCGGCTGGCCGGGCGTCGCCGAGGCGAGCGCCATCGCCGGCGGCGCAGAGCACGAACTCGCACTGGAGAAACAGAGTCACGAGGAGGAAGTGACGGTGGCGGTCGGCAGATGA